ACTGTCATCTCCTCTCAGTGAGGACAGTCTGGTCTATCCAGTGCCATCTCAACTTGGGAGCAACCCAGGCACAAGATGTATGCGTCACATCCATGTGGAAGCTGGATAGGTCCCCTGCTTGCACAACATTCTTTTCATCCTCCTCATCACCAGAACGCTGAAGGGGAGGGGCGAAATAAGCACTGTCCACTTGAGAGGCATACTTCAACAGGGAGAGTTGTATTCCGACAGCTTCGTcttgaaagagaaagaaggaagGAGAAAGGTAATGATGGATCTGGTTAGATGCAAGTAACAGAAACTGTATGTCTCTTCTTCAGGTTTCATGGCTCCAGAACTACTACAGAAGAAAGAGTATGACTACACTGTAGATTACTTTACTCTTGGGGTCACTTTGTATGAAATGGTTGCTGCCAAGGGACCTTTCAGGTGTCGTGGAGAGCAGGTATACACACTCATGCATATACTTTGGCTGTCTGTTAAGGGGCCTTCACACTGACAGTAATTTGCAGTGAGCAAGCTGAAGTTATTGATTATCAGACTGTGAGAGAAATCAAATGAGAGCAATTTGAGGTGAACTcaattttacactgttttttttttccttttctgtaTCATAGGTGGACAACAATGAAGTGACACGCCGCATCCTGAATGACCCTGTCTCATACCCCCCAACCTTCAGTAAGGAGCTCAAAGACCTCTGTGAAGGACTGATGGAGAAAGATCCAGACAAGAGACTTGGCTTTAAGAACAATGAGTGTGCAGAGTTGAAGAACCAGTCCTACTTTAAAGAGCTCAACTGGGGGAGACTAGAGGCTGGTATGGTTCATTAGAGTTTTAGTAAGGGCAGAATATGCATCATGGACCACTTATGAAAAAAGTGCCATGTTATTAACAAGGTTTTTTGGACATAGTATTCTTTGCAGTaccaatatgtaaatataatagtatatgaatatgttatatgttatacCATCACTGTACAATTGTACTTCCCTTTTCCAGGTATTATAATTTAAACCAGaggtctccaaactcggtcctggagggccactggcctgcaaagtttagctccaaccccagttaaacacacctgaaccagctaatcaaggtctcacTAGGCATAAGAAACTTTcaagcaggtgtgttggagctggttggagctaaactctgcaggacagaggCCCTCCAGGACCGGGTTTGGAGACCTCTGATTTAAACAGTTTGAAGAAAAtcatctttaattttttttcatctttcacACAGGGATGCTTCCTCCTCCTTTTGTTCCGGATCCAAAGATGGTCTATGCCAAGGACATTGATGATGTGGGAGCATTCAGCACTGTCAAAGGTGTCGTGATTGACAACAAAGACAATGACTTCTACAGTGAATTTGCAACTGGGAACGTACCAATTCCCTGGCAGGAGGAGATGATCGAGACAGGTGTGTTTGGGGAGCTTAACATCTGGGGACAAAATGGAAAACTCCCGAATGACCTGGATCCCAACTATGTGGAAGCGAAAGGAGGGGGGTGTGTACTACTGTAAACTAGAAAGAAGCAAAACACaaagtgaaaaagaaaaaagaaactggGTGCACAGGAAATGATTCATGGTGAACAACAAAGGCATGAATTATGTGATCGTACAATGATTGTGTAATTCAAAATGTCTCCACATGTAGACTTATGTACCTGGACACATGAGCTTCTTAAAACTATCACTAAACAGTAAGAAAATTACTCCAAGTTTACTgacatattgttaaaaaaaataaataaattaaaaaaaaaaaaaaaaaaaaaaaaatatatatatatatatatatatatatacatattttttttttctgatagcTCTGGTGAAAAATGCTAAATTATTGTAATGTACATGAGGTAACGTTACTGATAATGTTATAGTTAGAGTTTCATGAGGGAATTTTTGGTCATGGAGGATGTTGCCATAAAAAGAGGAATTAAATctagtaaatgtaaaatgaaggaACCGAAAAAGTAACACACATCAGCTTACAAGTCATAGAGGAAGTGAGATCTTTGTTTACTTTTAtggttaaaatatatattttttagacaTTTCAAAAGACACTCTGTTTACTGTTTGTCaacacattgatttttttttaatttatgataCATTGGTTGTATAGCAGTCTCATTTTAAACTtgacaataacaataaaatcattttatgtAGGAAAATAGAGTCTTGTGCTTTTATGGTCAGTCTGGAATCAGCTGCTTCGCTGAAATGTTGAACTGGGagttttcatttgtttaaagCTGAAGCAAGACATAGAAATGTGTGCACTTTTTGTGGTATTCAGTTCCCACAGGAACTGTTTTTGTATAGCTTgtcatttattatataatataatatgtgacCCTACAGAGGATCAGCATTTTGGagaatgtataatataatataatataatataatataatgcttGTAGAAATtagaaaaattgattttggatcatacAGATATTCAAATGATCTAGAAAGTCATCTAAGACATCTTATGTCCTACATCTACAGTATGTCACTATATAATGTGCAACAGTCCATTTGGTGTGGTGACCTACTTCCCTATTAAGCCGTATGAAAGACCAAAGGACAACATCTGAAAGGAGAAGTAACCATAGTGACATTTATTAACAACACTCATAGCAAGTTTGCTCACAAGTTAGGACAACACGCCAGCAGAGGTAAAACATTTCTTGACATATTGAGTATGGCAGCCCTGATTGCTCAATGAAGGTAAATCAACttcttttcatgttttaaagatGTTGATATGACAAGAGAAGAAAGAGTGACAACAGGCTTCACTGCCCAAGAAGACTCTAAATTGTTGATGCTGAAATCAGCACAATAAGGGATTTTGTTGCATTAGTTGATGTTTAGCAGtttaatattgtgtaatattgtgaagtaatCTATGTGTCTCTGGATTTTAATGTGTGAATCTTGCTCATTTggacatgaacatttttttagagAATCAAATGGATAAGTCAATCTGTAAACCATCCAATGGAAAACCTACCATTCCACAGAAACCCAACCTTCCACCAAAACCAAATCTTAATGCTTTACACCAGTCAAGCCTCTCTGGTTCCTCTAGCAGAGTGGCTCAGGCTTTGCGTAACTTTGAACCAGGAACAGGCAAGCAACCAGCAATAAACTACAACAGTAAAGAAAGTAGATACTCTAAAGATATGAGCCAAAATGGAAGGTCTTTGTTGGTTGAAGCTAGATGTTCAACCAGGATAGAGGACCGAGTACAGCATATATCTTCATTCTCAAGACTTAATAAAAGTGGACATATATGGGATGAAAAACAGATGCTGGAAATAAATCATCAGCTGGCAGTAGATGATGTGGATGTGGGTCGATCAGGTAgtgaacttttttaaatatgtttctaACGTGTGTGCTTTATATTGtatatgtgaaatatattaaatgatgctgaaaacagtaTCAATTAATGTGACtcaaaaatagaaaaatctGTTATCCTTTTACATCACATGATGTAGGCTTAGAGTAATTAATTTAAACAGTTGAACAAGGTATATAAGTATTATATGAAACCAGCATAAATACAAAGAATACATTTAACAACTTGACACttgtttttagattttcaaaagatatttcagtaacactttctatgaagcatttataatgcattataagggtattcttaatgcattataatacatGCATACTGCCTTATAAACAGTCTTATAATATGTTGTATCATctaataaataatcataacaacagtttaaatacataataatactTAACTATGTGTGGTTATAACTGTTAAGAGTGCAATTATAGTATAGCCTGCATTTGTAATGAATCATAAGGGTATTCTCAATTTTAATGCAGACATAATGCCTATAAACAACCTTATAATGTGTTGTATCATCTTATGAATAATCataacaacagtaataatactTAACTACTTATTAGATATGGTATAAACCTTGTGATTTTACAGattttatgaataaaacacgATTTGCCTTGTGAATGTATTGTTCCTATGTACTTTTCCACACAACTTTGATTTTACCTTAAGGGAAATGTCTTATAACCACTTCATGATATCTTATGGATGTTTAAAAGAAGACCAAACTTTTGatactttactttttttactAAAACAGACAAAGATCACTTATAAATATTATGACcacattataaagctttttagtttgtttttgttacttTACAAGCAAGATATGAGACTTGGGAAAGTAAAAGATATGAAACTATGGGATATATAATCCATTATAACTTCAGTGGataaaattgttcattgtttgttataaattaGCATACTCTTAATAGTTATAACTACAAATAGGTAAGTATCATCAGTGTTGTTACGATTCATGAGACGATACAACACATTATTAGGCTGTTTATAGCCATTATGCGTGCATTATAATTATGATGCATTATAAATGCAGGCTTCATCTGGTGTTACATAATGCATCGTACTCTTAAAAGTTATAACCACAAATAGgtaagtattataatgtattgtaACTGTTGTGATTATTTATCAGATGATACAACATATTATTAGGTTGTTTGTAAGGCATTATGcatgtattaaaatgcattaagaataccctataatgcattataaatacaggcttcatagaaagtgttactgATATTTCCTTTTCGTTTATTATGGAAACTTTTATTTGTCATAAATGCCCATAACTTGCACAGTGGATAAAGATGTTTGGTGCAGTGCATTACTGGCTGTTGAGAGCATGAAACCATCGACATTCAAGagacatttaaatgttaaatgttcaaATTTTGTCTACTTTTGTATGAGAAATTTATTTGGTTGGGATGCAACTCGATGTAAATAAACCAATTTAGGACCACTGGCTTAGAGCATTGTAGAAGGCAACTGAGTCTGCGCCACAGAACTCGCTTTGGATCACCCATCATTCACAAAGGTCATGAATCCCCTGTCCCTTATCATGGTCAgttaattaagaaaaaataaataaataaatattttggctAATCTGATCGTGTTCTCACCATGTATAAGAATATACATTATAATGTCTTTAATAGCCTACATCATTTTACCAGTACAAAAATAAGAGTAGaaaatgtgaagaaaaaaaaaaacacattatatctGGGCCTGTtgataagcttaataaagcatCTGACTACCCTTCATTCCCTCAGCTCCTGATGGCAGTGAAATGAATAACTCTGTAAGTGGCACCATAGAAAGTCATCAGGGCTCAATTGCACCACCTACCACCTCAGAGGAGAAACATTGTCATTGCATCTGCCACCTTCAAAGGCCTGGCATGAAACTGGTCTGGGTACCTTTACAGGAGAAGAAAAATGACATGGATACAGTAATTCATAAACATCAAAACAGAGGAAGTCAGAGAAATGGGTTTCCAAATAAGGAGGATGTTTTAACCAGCAATGAAGTCAGTAGGCCACAGAATAGCCCATCTCACCATGCAAAACACCAAGTATTGCCTCCGTGTGTAAATTGCCAAAGCTTTCTACTTCACCACAGCCCTCACAAATTAGCAGGAAAACGGTTGGCATATGCTGATGAGTCATTTCAAAACCACTCAAAACCCCCTGTACCACCAAGGACTTATCAGTCCTCCGAGTATCAAAATAGCCAACAATATACACAGCTTGACCACACTGATGCTCATATATACTTGGATCTTTTGCCATCAAACGACAATAAAGTTACTGCTCCAGCTGTCCCCCCTCGTCCTCCCCCACGACTTCCTAGGCACCCTCCACAAAAGCAAAAGACAGATAGGCGGTCTTCTCAGCCTgcgctggcctgtgtggtctcTCTTCGAGGAGGCGGTCCACCTATCAGAAACACCAGCAGCTGTGTGCATGGAAGATTGTCTCGTCCCAAATCTGTGCTGAACCCATCAGGTAAGCACAGAGGTTTCGTTGCAGAAAAAGTGTGCATGGTTTTAATATTTATCATGAACTTTTAATGGCTAAGATTTTGCCAAGTATGACATCTTAGATCAATGTCTTGTGTCGACCCTGGAACAAAATTCTTGACAAATAAACATAGTCTCAACCATGTTTCTAATCCCAAACATTAAGTATGGTAACACTGTCCAAGCAACTAAAACCAGACCTAATCCTTACCCTACCGTAACTGATCCATGAACATGTCCTACTTGCTGCAATCATTGTGGACATTAAGATACGCTATCAGTGACTCTTCCCCCCCACATATCTCcttttaaatgctttattcAATACCAGTTTCATTTCTTAAATGAAACTGACATATGTGTCTACATTTCTGTTTTCTAGGTGAGAGCTATGAAAATAGTGATTTCGAAGGCTGGGATTCTATTGACACAAAAGAGTAAGTTTACAACAATATTAATAAGTTGTTCTCAAAAGTGTGCAAATTATACAATGATTTTCAGAACGGAGTCAAGTTTTCAAAGAATTTCTATCAGAATTTTTTGGGGCTCAGCAGGCTGTTAAAAGTTTTGTCTTGCTCCTAACATCTTAGAGACATAAGCCAGTAAGCAAAACAATAAAAGGTTTTTGATACTGTGTGCAAATAATGAAATGATAATGATAGTAGTTTACTAAATTTTTTGTTGGTGTACCATCAGATATTGTTCATGAGACTACTGTTTCTACAGTATGGTTACCTCCTCTTGCGAATAAGACTTCTGTTTTTGACTGTCTTTTAGTGCACTTTGCAAACTAACTTTTGTGGTTACTTAAATGTGAATACACTTAAATGTAGTaaccccccccacccccacccccaccccacacacacactttttattCTTATACACTATACTTCCTTTATACACTATTCTTAGCATCTTTCAAGTAATATTTTAAGAGTTTAATTTACACATCCTCATTCCCTGAAATAAAAACCTGACATGTCCAACTTTTACGGATTTGAAAAAGAGAGGTTTCGTTTCTGACTCACTGCTAACCGGAAAGGTGGGTCAAAATGAAAGTATGAGGTGGTGAGAATTACCTTTTTTGTCTCCCAGGTTTGTTGTGAGTTTAGGCATCttttttaaactgagaaattacattataaaaagaACACTATTGTCATTAGGCCTTTATGATCTGTAACTGATGCTAGTTTGAGCCCAGTAATGTGTGACCAGGTTAAGTAGTTGTAGGTTTCTTACAGGCTGTGTGACAATACAGGAAGCCCACGGAGGATCTCCAGTGACTGGGAGCCAAACAGTGACTATGGTGAGataattaaatgaatgtatATATAACACCTAACTTTCAACCAAACTTTCTCAAACACATTGTGTCATCCTTAGAACCTCTGTATCAGATCTACCAGGCTAAGGTCTCGAAAGAAGCCAGTCAGATCCAGACTGATAGTCCAGATTGCAACAGGAGAAGTGTTAGTGAAACTCTGGGTCTTGAGGGTCCCGGAGGGCTGGGAGTGGTTGACCCCCGGTCCAAAAGAGGCCCCGAAGAGATTACGCTATGGCAAGATTTACCGGTGGTGAAGGAAAGTGGAATGTTATACAAACTCACTCGCACTGAAATACAGAGACAAGAGGTTAGAGTAATACTGTAATTTAACACTATTAGGAGTAACTTTACATCTTTTTGTGTCAAGTTCAGTTTGTACATATCTATATGTTAATCTTCATGTGTGTTTTTAGAGCATGTTTGAGGTGCTCACCTCTGAGGCCTCCTACTTGCGCTCCCTGCGTGTTCTGAAGGATCACTTCCTGGGGTCACGGGAACTCAATGAGACTCTGGTCATTCATGATAGAAAGGCTCTCTTCTCCAACCTCCTGCAGGTCTATGAGGTCAGCGAGaggtgagagagacagaagagAAACAAGgggaaattttttatttttctgtggacCACAAAATGAGCTACtcttttctattaaaaaatagATTGTAACTCAAACTCCAAAAAGGAACCAAAAAAGATACTTTGTGTGTGGAACAGCCTGAAATTTATGTTTTTCACTCATAATGAAATCTTTGAAAAGTTTACACATATTCAAagttctgttatcatttactcattataattttctcttcaaaaattcaccttttattttatatatgtatatatataatagaatagaatagaataaaatataaaataaaaaaagagaatgaGGACTGTCAAGCTCAAAAAATAActcatgcactatattccagGTCTTCTAAATCCACATGATACAGAGCCAGATCTACAGTAGGCACGTCCTGATTTTGCCAAGTTTAATCgtaaccatatccctacccctaaacctatcccATATCCATAAGTAATCTGATAAGTGAATAAAACTGATGTAGAAGTACCTAACCCTGGTTTAAAgtctaaacttgacataaactgtaaacttgtccctcacaTCTGATTGGATGATTTGAATGtggttccaggatcaacaactTTGTTAGTCATGGAACatcaggaacatgttgtacttggtgaaatcaggttctgcggATCGTGGCATGGGCAAGGGTGGGCTGAGCCCCAAACATCTGCCTTGCTCACCCACCGGGGCTGATATGATAGCTTTATATGATCGGTCATGTATTTGGAATGGCACCAAaaagagtaaattatgacacagttatcatttttgAAACTAAGCCATTAATCAAAGAACTACTACCCCACGGGGTACATGAACATGTCTGTTCTTCTTAGGTTTATAGGCGATCTGCTGAAACGAGTCGATGAGAGTGTGGTGATATCTGATGTGTGTGACATCATTTATGAGCACTCAAAGAACTATTTCTCAGTCTTCATTGATTATGTCAGAAATCAGCAGTACCAAGAAAAGACCTACAGCAGACTGATGTGAGACTTTTATGCATACCTAAATCCATTTGTacagaaacacaataataataataataattttaatataaaacttTCAGCTTTGATTTGAATGCTTCTGAatgcataaaatacattttacagatTTACTTTTAAAGTACCATGaccaaaaacatacattttaagtgATAAGTATTGTAAAGGATGTTGTTTACATGTATGTATGGGCAGGGACAGTAACAGGGATTTTTCAGTTGTGATGAGGCGGCTGGAGTTATCTCCACTCTGCAAACGTTTGCCCTTCACATCCTTTATGCTTCTGCCCTTCCAGCGAATCACACGCATCAAAATCCTTATACAGGTGAGATATAACAGCTAATGTTCTCAAAAATACCTATTCCTCtcatttgtaaatgtaaaatgatcaGACAGTAGTGCTTGGATTCATTTCAACCTTTTGTAGAATATCCAAAAGCGGACTGCAAAGGGCACTAAAGAGGAGGAAACCACTTCCAAGGCCCTGGCTTCAGTGTCTGAGGTAAAATGGGTAAAATCAACATTGATCCTTGAGTTTGATTAGCCGAGTGCTGATATCTAGAACACCAGTGAAACATTGGCTATAGAATTCCAACACTTCTTTGttacttttaatactttttgaatcaaaattatttttaattcagaaaataAGAACATGTTCATTATAGAAGAGGTATATCCATTGTATGtgtgaatttcattttttatgtaatttagaataaattattagatctgggggaaaaaatgacaaaaaaggaaaaaaatttggacaaaaatgtcatatttgggTCGTGTCAAATATCAATGATCAACATCATCAgctaaattcattaaaatgctGAGTTGCTACTTTTCTTGGCAATATAAACAGTCTACAGATAGGCTAATAGAATGTTTTGCTTGATGGAAGAatttttattgtgattatttaCTGAACTTTGATGTCATAATACTGATTTCATAACAGCTATACATCATCCCTAATGATGTCTCTGTGGTAAAAACACTGTAAAGTGGCCAACAAACACTAAATCTTAACcactttttcaaatatttcataaatatgaaATTGCTCCATATGCATTTGTTGTACCGTTCATGTCTAGCTTTGATCTCTCTCATTGTCAACATTCTTGTTTGTAGCTAATCGCCCAGGCAAACACACAGGTGGGGCAGATGAAACAGATGGAAGAGCTCATACACATCTCTAACAAGTTGGAGTTTGACAAACTCAAGGTCTGTAAATTCACTACTGCACCCTTAAAAAAATCTACATACTGTTGCTTTACAGAACCTAGGAGGGTTTTTTTCCGTTAACAGATGATACCTAGAAGTAATAATctgtcaaaaataaatattaaatgaacgTATTATGTAACATCCACCCAtctacagtgctcagcgtaaatgagtacaccccctttgaaaagtaccattttaaacaatatctcaatgaacacaaaaacaatttccaaaatgttgacaagactaagttttatataacatctgtttaacttataacatgaaagtaaggttaataatataacttagagaacaaaatttaaaacataattttactcaaattagggtgatgcaaaaatgagtacactccacaacaaaaactactacatctagtactttgtatggcctccatgatttttaatgacagcaccaagtcttctaggcatggaatgaacaagttggcgacattttgcaacatctatctttttccattcttcaagaatgacctcttttagagactggatgctggatggagagtgatgctcaacttgtctcttcagaattccccataggtgttcgattgggttcagatcaggagccactgaatcacttacaccctgttcttcttcagaaatccaacagtggccttagatgtgtgtttaggatcattgtcatattggaaaagtgcacgacgaccaagggcacggagtgatggtagcatcttctctttcagtatacaGCAGatcatctgtgaattcatgatgccatcaatgaaatgcagctccccgacaccagcagcactcatgcagccccacataagaacactgccaccaccatttttcactgtaggcaccatgcatttttctttgtattcctcacctttgcgacaccatacagttttgaagccatcagttccaaaaatatttatcttggtctcatcacaccaaagtatagagtcccagtagtcttcatctttgtcagcatgggccctggcaaactctaggcgggcttttttgtgcctgggctttaggagaggcttctttcgtggacggcacccatgcatgccattcctctgtaGTGTACGctgtattgtgtcacgggaaatagtcaccccagtttggctttctacttctttagataactgcagtgaacttgcatgccgattttcttcaacgcttctcatcagaagacgttcctgtcgaggtgttaacttccatagacgacctggacgtctctgtgagatggttgcagttccatcttttttaaatttttgtaccatttttgctacagtattctgactgataagtaaaactttgctgatcttcttgtagccttcacctttctggtgtaaagaaattattttctttctcaggtcttgtgacatttctcttccatgtggtgccattgctgataGCATGGAATGGGAAGGGGGTTTAActcccttttatagtcaactgtctgctggacacctgtgtaatgaataattagactcacttgtggttgaattcttgttaaattaaacatttgtaaaaaaatttgctttgctccagagactttcagtggggtgtactcatttttgcatcaccctaatttgagtaaaactgaaaattttctctaagttatattaataaccttactttcatgttataagttaaacagtgTTAAgcaaaatgttatataaaatttagtattgtcaacattttggaaattgtttttgtgttcattgagatattgtttaaaatgttacttttcaaagggggtcttactcatttatgctgagcactctctatctatctatctatctatctatctatctatccatccatccatcccaagGAGCCATATAGCAACTCAAGAGTCctagaaaataaattaattagtaAAAGTTTCTTTGCTAAACTTAAGCTGCATCAAAGAACCATTAAAAACCATGTTCAAATCCTtgtattttcaatattattCCAATATACTATGAAAGAACGTTCATTCTTAGGTAAACTATGCATTTAATCAAACTTCAGCTAGAAGATTGTCAGAAATTTCTGAAAGTACCATTTTCTTTTACTACATACGAAGGCagacattatatattatttcaatatggcaacataattatatttctttGCAGGATTTAAACGatacaatatacaataataaGTTACATGTGTTTCTTAATTTCTACAGGCCGTTCCAATTGTTTCTAAAACACGCTGTCTAGAAAAACAGGGTGAACTACAGGAGCTAAGCAAAAGAGGGTCTCTCTTCAGCATCCGCAACAAATGTACTCCTGTATACATGTTCCTCTTCAACGACCTTCTCATTCTCACCACTAAAAAAAGGTTAGAGGCAGATGGTTATTGAGATTAACCTCAAAGGTGAAGTATGTCATTTCTGCATTACTAGTTGCGCCCAGCGGAATAGATAAAAAAGAAGGGGGGCTGGGGGTTGGGGGAGTGTATCTTGCAAATGCCCCTTTCGCACATCACACCACACCCGACTCAAACATCACTAATACAGGTGCTTGAGAAGCCATGTATCAACAGGTAAAAGTAGActactttcaataaaagatATTAGGATACTTTTAGTTGTGATGTTATGTGTCATGCGTATGCAATTAAATAGGCTAACATTTTCTGAATTCAGAAACACATTCTAGTATACTACTCTTACTACTTTTACCATATCTTTCTATGACATAACTGTCATAACTGTCTAgcgcaggggtgtccaatcctgctcctggcaGGCCACTGTAATGCAAGCTTACAGTAGGCTAGCTCCAaccccaaacaaacccacctgaaccagctaatcaaggtcttactagacTAAAAACTTCTAGGCAGGtctgttgaggcaagttggagctaaacgtCTTgcttaaggccaattcacattGCACCGACAGACGCAGACCAATGCCAACAGTCACCGACAGATTACAGCACTtcacttctcagacattctaaatctgattcagcatgttCAATCGGCAGACGACAGATGCCAACAGACATCAACAGGGGTAACAAAACCCGACAAAGTGTCTGTTTCCGTCTGTCGGCATCTGTCATTGCAGTGTGAACTGGTCTTTATAATAAACCCATCCAACATATCTGCAGGCGCATTTAACACGACGCGCCATaactatagagggtatgcacgtgacatCACCATCTGCTGTTGTGACTGTGGTTACggccactgagtggcaaaaagactgagtggctgCATTgtttttcagcgtgaatgccgcgaaaaacacacaaaacatccAAAATGGGAGCTTTTTTTTGGAGCTTTGCGATTTACTGTACAAATAGATCtgacaagaaatctgaggtatatttttgcagactgctgaaagctacagaaaaaagaagcaaatggattgctgcaattcacagaagcaactggactccaggcagagaaacgtggatttgcagttatctttttatatttttatatatacacacacacacacacacatatacatacatacatacatacatacatacatacacacacacacacacacacacaaagactaGTGACTAATAAGATACACCTGTGAATAATCAAGACGATATACCAATGACAAGACAGACCTGATGAACAAA
This Ctenopharyngodon idella isolate HZGC_01 chromosome 5, HZGC01, whole genome shotgun sequence DNA region includes the following protein-coding sequences:
- the arhgef15a gene encoding rho guanine nucleotide exchange factor 15 isoform X2 is translated as MDKSICKPSNGKPTIPQKPNLPPKPNLNALHQSSLSGSSSRVAQALRNFEPGTGKQPAINYNSKESRYSKDMSQNGRSLLVEARCSTRIEDRVQHISSFSRLNKSGHIWDEKQMLEINHQLAVDDVDVGRSAPDGSEMNNSVSGTIESHQGSIAPPTTSEEKHCHCICHLQRPGMKLVWVPLQEKKNDMDTVIHKHQNRGSQRNGFPNKEDVLTSNEVSRPQNSPSHHAKHQVLPPCVNCQSFLLHHSPHKLAGKRLAYADESFQNHSKPPVPPRTYQSSEYQNSQQYTQLDHTDAHIYLDLLPSNDNKVTAPAVPPRPPPRLPRHPPQKQKTDRRSSQPALACVVSLRGGGPPIRNTSSCVHGRLSRPKSVLNPSGESYENSDFEGWDSIDTKELCDNTGSPRRISSDWEPNSDYEPLYQIYQAKVSKEASQIQTDSPDCNRRSVSETLGLEGPGGLGVVDPRSKRGPEEITLWQDLPVVKESGMLYKLTRTEIQRQESMFEVLTSEASYLRSLRVLKDHFLGSRELNETLVIHDRKALFSNLLQVYEVSERFIGDLLKRVDESVVISDVCDIIYEHSKNYFSVFIDYVRNQQYQEKTYSRLMDSNRDFSVVMRRLELSPLCKRLPFTSFMLLPFQRITRIKILIQNIQKRTAKGTKEEETTSKALASVSELIAQANTQVGQMKQMEELIHISNKLEFDKLKAVPIVSKTRCLEKQGELQELSKRGSLFSIRNKCTPVYMFLFNDLLILTTKKSGCPDRFVVIDHAHRSLVQVQATENGLGPHLDHCFCLTLLENHRGHTCEHLLKANTESDMHRWMAAFPSINGALGEEKIYEDWDCPQVQCISQYVAKQADELSLEPSDIINVLRKTSEGWYEGMRLYDGKKGWFPAENVLEVTTDHQRRRNVREQYQISQTTSQNTQS
- the arhgef15a gene encoding ephexin-1 isoform X3, with translation MNNSVSGTIESHQGSIAPPTTSEEKHCHCICHLQRPGMKLVWVPLQEKKNDMDTVIHKHQNRGSQRNGFPNKEDVLTSNEVSRPQNSPSHHAKHQVLPPCVNCQSFLLHHSPHKLAGKRLAYADESFQNHSKPPVPPRTYQSSEYQNSQQYTQLDHTDAHIYLDLLPSNDNKVTAPAVPPRPPPRLPRHPPQKQKTDRRSSQPALACVVSLRGGGPPIRNTSSCVHGRLSRPKSVLNPSGESYENSDFEGWDSIDTKELCDNTGSPRRISSDWEPNSDYEPLYQIYQAKVSKEASQIQTDSPDCNRRSVSETLGLEGPGGLGVVDPRSKRGPEEITLWQDLPVVKESGMLYKLTRTEIQRQESMFEVLTSEASYLRSLRVLKDHFLGSRELNETLVIHDRKALFSNLLQVYEVSERFIGDLLKRVDESVVISDVCDIIYEHSKNYFSVFIDYVRNQQYQEKTYSRLMDSNRDFSVVMRRLELSPLCKRLPFTSFMLLPFQRITRIKILIQNIQKRTAKGTKEEETTSKALASVSELIAQANTQVGQMKQMEELIHISNKLEFDKLKAVPIVSKTRCLEKQGELQELSKRGSLFSIRNKCTPVYMFLFNDLLILTTKKSGCPDRFVVIDHAHRSLVQVQATENGLGPHLDHCFCLTLLENHRGHTCEHLLKANTESDMHRWMAAFPSINGALGEEKIYEDWDCPQVQCISQYVAKQADELSLEPSDIINVLRKTSEGWYEGMRLYDGKKGWFPAENVLEVTTDHQRRRNVREQYQISQTTSQNTQS
- the arhgef15a gene encoding rho guanine nucleotide exchange factor 15 isoform X7; translation: MYLEWHQKEFIGDLLKRVDESVVISDVCDIIYEHSKNYFSVFIDYVRNQQYQEKTYSRLMDSNRDFSVVMRRLELSPLCKRLPFTSFMLLPFQRITRIKILIQNIQKRTAKGTKEEETTSKALASVSELIAQANTQVGQMKQMEELIHISNKLEFDKLKAVPIVSKTRCLEKQGELQELSKRGSLFSIRNKCTPVYMFLFNDLLILTTKKSGCPDRFVVIDHAHRSLVQVQATENGLGPHLDHCFCLTLLENHRGHTCEHLLKANTESDMHRWMAAFPSINGALGEEKIYEDWDCPQVQCISQYVAKQADELSLEPSDIINVLRKTSEGWYEGMRLYDGKKGWFPAENVLEVTTDHQRRRNVREQYQISQTTSQNTQS